cctatgtacaagaatataactactataatactacctcctatgtacaagaatataactactataatactgcccctatgtacaagaatataactactataatattactcctatgtacaagaatataactactataatactaactcctatgtacaagaatataactactataatactactcctatgtacaagaatataactactataatactacctcctatgtacaagaatataactactataatactacctcctatgtacaagaatataactactataatactactcctatgtacaagaatataactactataatactacctcctatgtacaagaatataactactataatactgctcctatgtacaagaatataactactataatattactcctatgtacaagaatataactactataatactaactcctatgtacaagaatataactactataatactactcctatgtacaagaatataactactataatactacctcctatgtacaagaatataactactataatactactcctatgtacaggaatataactactataatactactcctatgtccaagaatataactactataatactacctcctatgtacaggaatataactactataatactgctcctatgtacaagaatataactactataatactactcctatgtacaagaatataactactataatactacctcctatgtacaagaatataactactataatactgctcctatgtagaagaatataactactataatactacctcctatgtacaagaatataactactataatactacctcctatgtacaagaatataactactataatactactcctatgtacaggaatataactactataatactactcctatgtccaagaatataactactataatactacctcctatgtacaggaatataactactataatactgctcctatgtacaagaatataactactataatactactcctatgtacaagaatataactactataacactgcccctatgtacaagaatataactactataatactgctcctatgtacaagaatataactactataatactgcctcctatgtacaagaatataactactataatactactcctatgtacaagaatataactactataacactgcccctatgtacaagaatataactactataatactacctcctatgtacaagaatataactactataatactgctcctatgtacaagaatataactactataatacttcctcctatgtacaagaatataactactataatactacctcctatgtacaagaatataactactataatactactcctatgtacaagaatataactagtataatactactcctatgtacaagaatataactactataacactgcccctatgtacaagaatataactactataatactacctcctatgtacaagaatataactactataatactgctcctatgtacaagaatataactactataatactgcctcctatgtaccataatataactactataatactgctcctatgtacaagaatataactactataatactgctcctatatacaagaatataactactataatactactcctatatacaagaatataactactataatactgctcctatgtacaagaatataactactataatactactcctatatacaagaatataactaccataatactactcctatgtacaagaatataactactataatactgctcctatgtacaagaatataactactataatactgcctcctatgtagaattatactactactataatatggACTTGTTCAGCATATTCTCAGGACTCTGTATCCATCATCATGTAGAATCTGATAACAATAGAATGAAGTAATTAGCGACTGTTTCTTGTGTTATATATCACGTGACACtcggctacatctgtatatgtgtaatatattgtGAGCACAGTATTTCAGTTTACAGCCTCGCACTGATCTCTGCCTCGCTCTGTTACTGTACATGGTCTAGTAAGTTTAACAGTCGGCCATCTTTCTTTTCAGGCTCATCCACCCCTGCCTGGGACTCTTCTGCGGTCTTCATGAAGGTTCCAGGGTTTTACTCTCTGCCGCCCAGTTTCATCTTCAGCTACTTATTGTATGTGCGATAACAAACCTTCACTGACCACATCGGTTTCTCTATATCGTACGGTAAGTTCCTTTACTATGAGGTCACATATTATAATGGTGGAAGCCGCTCTCACCCGGCTGTTCCTTTTGCCGAAatgtttttgaactttttttgtgGCTCATCTTCCTTACAAAAGGACTGTAAGGTAGATGAGTCAGGGGTGGGACTTATGGAGTATCGTATGGATGGCTATGGTGAATGGAGAGAGTTTTTATGTAACCAAGTGACCCGAGAGAGTCCTTTAAGAGTCCTTTAGGAGGCTTTAGGAGATCCGGAGTTTTTGATATACTTGATAGGTCTTTCAATGATACAATTCTTCTAGAGTGAGGGAACAGCCCAATTCTCTATGCAGAAGATTATCCTGGGTGAGGAGGTGACCCAACCTAACTCTTCTTCCATCTTCTTTTCAGGTTGGTCTGGGGCACTGACTATGGAGTGTCTATTCCAAAAATCTAACCACAACACAACGGTAGACCATGATCTGAACATATCTCTTACGAACACACAGAAACCCCAAATGAACCAACTGGCGGACTTAGACGAGACTCTACACAACAGATTTTACGGCCTCTGGGTGGCCCTGCTGATCATAAACACCCTAATATTCCTTGTGGGGATCATATTAAATAGCTTGGCCATTTATGTGTTTTGCTTCCGAACCAAGGCCAAGACCACATCGGTCATCTACACCATCAACCTTGTAGTGACGGACCTTCTGGTGGGCCTCTCTCTACCGACCCGTATCATCATGTACTACAGCGTTGAGGCTTGTCCGACCTGTTCGTTCGTCCACAGCTTCACCTACTTTGTGAACATGTATTGTAGCATACTCTTCTTGACGTGTATTTGCGTTGACCGCTATATGGCCATTGTGCAGGTGGAAGCATCCCGCAGGTGGAGGAATCCCAACTATGCCAAATGCATATGCATTATTATATGGATATTTGCAGTTGTGGTGACCTTCACCATCTTGACCACGACCATCAGTCATCCGTCGTGTTGCCTATTTCAGCTCTTTACGTTGACTATCTTCGAATACTTTGTGCCACTTATCATCATCACTTTCTACACCCTAAGGATCATGTGGGCCCTGTCCAGGTCCACCCTCATGAACCAAAGCCGGGAGAGGCGCATGAAGGCCGTACAGCTTCTCATTACAGTGCTGATCATATTCACGGTCTGCTTCACGCCCATTCATGTTAGCCAAGTGGTCTTCTGTGCCAATCTCTCCATGCCTCGGGATGTCATACTCATTGTCTACCATGTCACGGTGACTCTCAGCAGCCTAAATAGTTGCATGGATCCTATAGTCTACTGTTTTGTCACCAACAACTTCCAGTCCACCATGAGGAGCATCTTCAGGAAGCATCGACCCGACCAGACAAGCATGGACATTGTGAGTCTACACAAAAACTCCAAGGGATCCGGGACGATCACGGCCATTTCCAACGCGATAGTAACCTTGCCGTTACAGAATAGCAATCTAATATAGTGTGGTCACGTGACTTTGGACAATGAATAGGACCTTCAAGGAGGACATTGTAGCCATACAAACATTACAAGATGCATTCCATTCCAAAGACGACCTATGTACATGGAGATGTAAAGTGGGAATCGGACAATCGTACTGTAGTttaactttttggatttttttttcttttctaatggAAACAGTTTATCCATGAACCCAACTGATGTGTAATAACCGTCTGCAATAAATTATTTGTCTTCTTTgagatagaaggggattcttaaGTATATTGTAGACTAGATCAGGGGAGGTTCTGACAACTCTAGTGGTGAGGATCAAGTCCGATGATATTCAATGTCGATGGCCTTACTGGTCAAGACAATACTCAGTACACATAGACCTACTAGTCAAGATGATACAGTGTAGAGAGCCCTAATAATACATTGAAACATTGTATAGAAGCCAACTAGCCAAGATGATACTTAACACACAAAGCCCAATGAGTCGAGATGTTACTGAATGGAGGTGGCCCTACTAGTGGGGACAATACTCAATATGGAGAGCCCTTCTAGTCAAGATGATATGAAATGTAGATGGTTCAACGAGTCAAGATGATACCCAACACAGAGAGTCTTACTAATCGAGCGGATACTGAATGGAGATTGCCCTAGTAGTGGAGACGATACTCAATGTCAAAGGAACTACTAGTCAAGATGATAGCCAGAGTAGGTAACCTGCTAGTCAAGATCATACTCAATGTAGAATACCTTCTGTGTCAGTGCAGAGGACAATACAAAGGTCTAGAGACATCTGACTCCATGGAAAGGGGAGGTTGGGAATGCTATTGTGTGTGTGGCCTGTTGTTATGTATATGTTTGTATGGCCGCCATGTTGGACACCGCACACACCGATGTGTTCTCTGTTCCTTATCCACATGCCACACAAAGGATAGCATTCCCAACCAGCACTTCCATAGCTTTGGACCACCCCGTAGAAAGCCATACTAGTTGAGATGATACTTAGCTTAGTGAACCCTACTAGTCAAGATGATATAGAGAGCAGATAACCTACTAGTCAAGGTGATATAGAGAGCAGATAACCTACTAGTCAAGGTGATATAGAGAGCAGATAACCTACTAGTCAAGGTGATATAGAGAGCAGATAACCTACTAGTCAAGGTGATATAGAGAGCAAATAACCTACTAGTCAAGATGATACATGGAGCAGATAACCTCCTAGTCAAGGTGATACATGGAGCAGATAACCTACTAGTCAATGTGATACATGGAGCAGATAACCTACTAGTCAAGGTGATGTACAGAGCAGATAACCTACTAGTCAAGGTGATACATGGAGCAGATAACCTACTAGTCAAGGTGATATATAGAGCAGATAACCTACTAGTCAAGGTGATATATAGAGCAGATAACCTACTAGTCAAAGTGATATAGAGAGCAGATAACCTACTAGTCAAGGTGATGTATAGAGCAGATAACCTACTAGTCAAGGTGATATATAGAGCAGATAACCTACTAGTCAAAGTGATATAGAGAGCAGATAACCTACTAGTCAAGGTGATACATGGAGCAGATAACCTACTAGTCAAGGTGATATAGAGAGCAGATAACCTACTAGTCAATGTGATATAGAGAGCAGATAACCTACTAGTCAAGGTGATACATGGAGCAGATAACCTACTAGTCAAGGTGATATATAGAGCAAATAACCTACTAGTCAAGGTGATATATAGAGCAGATAACCTACTAGTCAAGGTGATATATAGAGCAGATAACCTACTAGTCAAGGTGATACATGGAGCAGATAACCTACTAGTCAAGGTGATATATAGAGCAGATAACCTACTAGTCAAGGTGATATATAGAGCAGATAACCTACTAGTCAAAGTGATATAGAGAGCAGATAACCTACTAGTCAAGGTGATATATAGAGCAGATAACCTACTAGTCAAGGTGATATATAGAGCAGATAACCTACTAGTCAAGGTGATACATGGAGCAGATAACCTACTAGTCCAGGTGATACATGGAGCAGATAACCTACTAGTCAAGGTGATATATAGAGCAGATAACCTACTAGTCCAGGTGATACATGGAGCAGATAACCTACTAGTCAAGGTGATATATAGAGCAGATAACCTACTAGTCAAGGTGATACATGGAGCAGATAATCTACTAGTCCAGGTGATACATGGAGCAGATAACCTACTAGTCAAGATGATACATTGAGCAGATAACCTCCTAGTCAAGGTGATATATAGAGCAGATAACCTACTAGTCCAGGTGATACATGGAGCAGATAACCTACTAGTCAAGATGATACATTGAGCAGATAACCTCCTAGTCAAGGTGATATATAGAGCAGATAACCTAATAGTCAAGGTGATATAGAGAGCAGATAACCTACTAGTCAAGGTGATATATAGAGCAGATAACCTAATAGTCAAGGTGATATAGAGAGCAGATAACCGACTAGTCAAGGTGATATATAGAGCAGATAACCTACTAGTCAAGGTGATACATGGAGCAGATAACCTACTAGTCAAGGTGATATATAGAGCAGATAACCTACTAGTCAAGGTGATATATAGAGCAGATAACCTACTAGTCAAAGTGATATAGAGAGCAGATAACCTACTAGTCAAGGTGATATATAGAGCAGATAACCTACTAGTCAAGGCGATATATAGAGCAGATAACCTACTAGTCAAGGTGATATATAGAGCAGATAACCTACTAGTCAAAGTGATATAGAGAGCAGATAACCTACTAGTCAAGGTGATATATAGAGCAGATAACCTACTAGTCAAGGTGATATATAGAGCAGATAACTTACTAGTCAAGGTGATACATGGAGCAGATAATCTACTAGTCAAGGTGATACATGGAGCAGATAACCTACTAGTCAAGATGATACATTGAGCAGATAACCTACTAGTCAAGATGATACATTGAGCAGATAACCTACTAGTCAAGGTGATACATGGAGCAGATAACCTCCTAGTCAAGGTGATATATAGAGCAGATAACCTAATAGTCAAGGTGATATAGAGAGCAGATAACCTACTAGTCAAGGTGATATATAGAGCAGATAACCTACTAGTCAAGGTGATATAGAGAGCAGATAACCTACTAGTCAAGGTGATATATAGAGCAGATAACCTACTAGTCAAGGTGATATAGAGAGCAGATAACCTACTAGTCAAGGTGATATATAGAGCAGATAACCTACTAGTCAAGGTGATATAGAGAGCAGATAACCGACTAGTCAAGGTGATATATAGAGCAGATAACCTACTAGTCACGGCAATACAAGGAGAAGATAACCTACTAGTTATAATGAAGTTATTATTCAATGTTCAATAGTTGTAAATCTGAAGACAATCGTCAGTGTATAAAGCTCTAGAGTGGATATAAAGTGTAATGACCCAGTGATGTCAGAGCAATGGTCGCCGACTGTCCCATTATCTGGTAGTTGTCCTCTCAGGGGTTACGACTGTAATATTTGGATTGTTCTTCCTCCAGACTTTCATCTTCCCATCTCTTACATGTCTTCTAATCCTTTTACGAGGTCGATAACTGAGATCCCCGACTGCTCCAGGTGAGAAGATGACGAGAGACTTCTCCCAGTTTTCTCTTCGCTTTCTTTGGTTTCGAGGTCTCACTTTTTGGCGGAGTGATTGAGTATTTATCACCTGCAGGCGCTGAATGTGAGAGGAGCGAAGCAAATATTTATCATCTGTGTTTAGCCTGACTTCCATTAATAGTCGGGGATTAAACAAGGGGAACATTATCTGTTCTTCTCTGTAATTCACTTTCTGACATCCGAAAGCTGCTCTGGAAAGTCTCCAAAGTCTGAGTAAGAAGACGGTAA
This genomic stretch from Leptodactylus fuscus isolate aLepFus1 chromosome 4, aLepFus1.hap2, whole genome shotgun sequence harbors:
- the GPR20 gene encoding G-protein coupled receptor 20; this encodes MECLFQKSNHNTTVDHDLNISLTNTQKPQMNQLADLDETLHNRFYGLWVALLIINTLIFLVGIILNSLAIYVFCFRTKAKTTSVIYTINLVVTDLLVGLSLPTRIIMYYSVEACPTCSFVHSFTYFVNMYCSILFLTCICVDRYMAIVQVEASRRWRNPNYAKCICIIIWIFAVVVTFTILTTTISHPSCCLFQLFTLTIFEYFVPLIIITFYTLRIMWALSRSTLMNQSRERRMKAVQLLITVLIIFTVCFTPIHVSQVVFCANLSMPRDVILIVYHVTVTLSSLNSCMDPIVYCFVTNNFQSTMRSIFRKHRPDQTSMDIVSLHKNSKGSGTITAISNAIVTLPLQNSNLI